One window of Mauremys reevesii isolate NIE-2019 linkage group 4, ASM1616193v1, whole genome shotgun sequence genomic DNA carries:
- the RPS29 gene encoding 40S ribosomal protein S29, with product MGHQQLYWSHPRKFGQGSRSCRVCSNRHGLIRKYGLNMCRQCFRQYAKDIGFIKLD from the exons ATGGGTCACCAGCAGCTCTACTGGAGCCACCCCAGGAAGTTCGGCCAGGGCTCCCGCTCGTG CCGCGTGTGCTCGAACCGCCACGGCCTGATCCGCAAGTACGGGCTGAACATGTGCCGGCAGTGCTTCCGCCAGTACGCCAAGGACATCGGCTTCATCAAG TTGGACTAA